A stretch of the Proteus sp. ZN5 genome encodes the following:
- a CDS encoding VasL domain-containing protein — MNSYLDSLSIGGDPRVFNQFLAIKEELDKRFHPARPDINWQYVHELCISLFNQNGVDLQTASWFVVCRQYQAGVDGLNEGLYLIHNILTQHWQTLWPVQTHTRINILSSLSQQLVSGIRGTTFVYSDLSILYQIEELLKNINHHLQTLEIKHLVQFDYLENLVIAQARQLENADTLDSNFNAPELSSTVNKEEDIPSEIIDATLSTSSTPPNINDSITSPKTYISSSISLQPSIKKTYRQELWRGILIGTLTSSLFFVILFYFWLSELKNNNLADAFPYIPTINAHAGSLIEQQTANGKNITRVLNSEQVDVIQQRLDELSLLSPTWAQNYGLEVISYLNEQYEDNPELLSFTQLWKNNLKINATKDEQLNQWSKGMAELDGLSQRLDSFDGNPKNYITGSELKSIIFKARQHFNQAKPLEEELRLLEKQPTQNAISDYEYQQIDNHFKQLLNRYSLLRSK; from the coding sequence ATGAATTCTTACTTAGATTCACTTTCAATTGGAGGTGATCCTCGTGTATTTAATCAATTTCTTGCTATTAAAGAAGAACTTGATAAACGTTTTCATCCAGCTCGCCCAGATATTAATTGGCAGTATGTCCATGAATTGTGTATCTCTTTATTTAATCAAAATGGTGTCGATCTTCAGACCGCCTCTTGGTTTGTCGTATGTCGTCAATACCAAGCTGGAGTTGATGGTCTAAATGAAGGGCTTTACCTTATTCATAATATATTGACTCAACATTGGCAAACATTATGGCCAGTACAAACACATACTCGTATCAATATTCTTTCATCTTTAAGCCAACAGTTAGTCTCTGGTATTCGTGGTACAACCTTTGTTTATTCCGACTTATCTATCCTTTATCAAATTGAAGAATTATTAAAGAATATCAATCATCACCTTCAAACATTAGAAATTAAACATCTTGTTCAATTTGATTATTTAGAGAACTTAGTTATTGCTCAAGCGCGGCAATTAGAGAATGCAGACACATTAGATAGTAATTTTAACGCTCCTGAATTATCCTCTACTGTTAATAAAGAAGAAGATATCCCATCTGAAATTATCGATGCGACTTTATCTACATCTTCTACACCCCCAAATATTAATGACAGTATTACCTCCCCAAAAACCTATATATCCTCTTCCATCTCATTACAGCCTTCTATAAAAAAGACATATCGACAGGAGTTATGGAGAGGGATTTTAATTGGCACATTAACCAGTAGTTTATTTTTTGTTATCCTATTTTATTTTTGGTTATCTGAATTAAAAAATAACAATCTAGCAGATGCATTTCCTTATATACCAACCATTAATGCCCATGCTGGTTCTCTTATTGAACAACAAACTGCAAATGGTAAAAATATAACAAGAGTGCTTAATTCTGAGCAAGTCGATGTGATCCAACAACGTTTAGATGAACTCTCATTACTTTCTCCCACATGGGCACAGAATTATGGACTTGAAGTCATCAGTTATTTGAATGAGCAATATGAAGATAATCCAGAGCTTTTATCATTTACGCAGCTTTGGAAAAATAATCTTAAAATAAATGCCACAAAGGATGAACAACTCAATCAATGGTCTAAAGGCATGGCTGAACTTGATGGATTAAGCCAAAGGTTAGATAGCTTTGATGGTAATCCTAAAAATTACATTACAGGCTCTGAACTTAAATCTATTATTTTCAAAGCTCGCCAACATTTCAATCAAGCCAAACCCTTAGAAGAAGAGCTACGTTTACTTGAAAAGCAACCAACACAAAATGCAATTTCAGACTATGAATATCAACAAATAGATAATCATTTTAAACAACTATTAAATCGATATTCGTTATTACGTTCTAAATAA
- the tssE gene encoding type VI secretion system baseplate subunit TssE, translated as MPQPSLYEMLTGYFSGGLPVDSISEEDQVILSVMDNIRRILNSRAGTLKHLPDYGLPDMSKIIQGLPGSSHKVMSILSTTLLKYEPRIKSVTLGILPENEFGKLCYSLDIELHERGLIRYGTEFSPDGRIFLHHLKKQFYLS; from the coding sequence ATGCCACAACCCTCTCTTTATGAAATGCTAACGGGTTATTTTTCAGGTGGGTTACCTGTTGATTCTATATCAGAAGAAGATCAGGTTATTCTTTCTGTTATGGATAATATTCGTCGAATATTAAATTCACGAGCAGGAACACTAAAACATCTTCCTGATTACGGTTTACCTGATATGAGCAAAATAATTCAAGGACTACCTGGAAGTTCGCATAAAGTAATGTCTATATTATCAACAACATTACTAAAATATGAACCTAGAATAAAATCAGTAACACTAGGTATATTACCTGAAAATGAATTTGGAAAATTGTGTTATTCTTTAGATATTGAATTACATGAAAGAGGACTTATACGTTATGGTACTGAGTTTTCACCTGATGGAAGAATATTTCTCCACCATTTAAAAAAACAATTTTATTTATCATGA
- a CDS encoding ankyrin repeat domain-containing protein, which produces MNIKMFVISLSLVSFGAQALIINENNPPEYQSFKSNYSDMIELANKSRLPHRVFYTSPSTGKNALWFDAVKHGDLNEVKKMLANGQNIEAKDTGSLEQTALGWAAFIGDEEMVDYLISQGASLWATDRGDVYNVFKSAVLGNNVNVVKKIHDLMRSDIELNNQRVESDGETFIMIAASNNRLDTVRYLISKGADVNLVTTTQDKSLFSYNHSALSYACQNNLKDMQRLLIRNGAINHITGTKSCH; this is translated from the coding sequence ATGAATATAAAAATGTTTGTTATTTCATTGTCATTGGTTTCTTTTGGCGCTCAAGCATTGATTATTAATGAAAATAATCCACCCGAGTATCAATCTTTTAAATCAAATTATTCTGATATGATTGAGTTGGCTAATAAATCACGTTTACCACATCGGGTATTCTATACTTCACCAAGTACAGGCAAGAATGCACTATGGTTTGATGCTGTAAAACATGGTGATTTAAATGAAGTTAAAAAGATGCTTGCCAATGGTCAAAATATCGAAGCAAAAGACACGGGAAGCTTAGAGCAAACAGCTCTAGGGTGGGCTGCGTTTATTGGTGATGAAGAGATGGTAGACTACCTCATATCTCAAGGCGCAAGCCTTTGGGCAACGGATAGAGGCGATGTTTATAATGTTTTTAAATCGGCAGTCTTAGGAAATAATGTCAATGTGGTAAAAAAAATTCACGACCTAATGAGAAGCGATATCGAGCTCAATAACCAAAGAGTAGAAAGCGATGGAGAAACATTTATTATGATTGCAGCCAGCAATAATCGTCTTGATACCGTAAGATACCTTATTTCTAAAGGTGCAGATGTTAATCTTGTTACTACAACGCAAGATAAATCATTATTTTCTTATAACCACAGTGCGTTAAGTTATGCTTGCCAAAATAATCTTAAAGATATGCAAAGACTGTTGATTAGAAACGGTGCTATAAATCATATAACAGGTACAAAATCCTGCCATTAA
- the tssJ gene encoding type VI secretion system lipoprotein TssJ, whose protein sequence is MAIINFKSQTFLSRAHRLALLFIVTFAIAGCGLTQTISDGTVSLTKSIFYKQIKTLHLDFIAREALNTDDNGSSLSVIVRVFQLKSEDAFNNSDYLSLFNQNNDVLKSSLLAQKDLRIRPGESISLDMPMEKETEFVAIATMFHTPDETKNNWRIVIPKNELDPDKARKIELAENTLTLQPLDKK, encoded by the coding sequence ATGGCAATTATCAATTTTAAATCGCAAACATTTCTTTCTCGCGCCCACCGATTGGCACTGTTATTTATAGTAACATTTGCAATCGCAGGTTGTGGTTTAACTCAAACCATCAGTGATGGTACTGTCTCTTTAACTAAATCTATTTTTTATAAACAAATCAAAACATTACATTTGGATTTTATTGCAAGAGAAGCACTTAATACCGATGATAATGGTTCATCACTTTCCGTTATTGTTCGAGTATTCCAACTAAAGTCAGAAGATGCTTTTAATAATAGTGATTACCTCTCACTATTTAATCAAAATAATGATGTTTTAAAATCCTCTTTATTAGCACAAAAAGATCTACGCATTCGACCAGGAGAATCTATTTCTCTCGATATGCCAATGGAGAAAGAAACCGAATTTGTTGCTATTGCCACAATGTTTCACACACCAGATGAAACTAAAAATAACTGGCGAATTGTTATTCCTAAAAATGAGCTCGATCCTGATAAAGCACGTAAAATTGAACTTGCTGAAAATACTCTTACATTACAACCTTTGGATAAAAAATAA